The proteins below are encoded in one region of Apium graveolens cultivar Ventura chromosome 4, ASM990537v1, whole genome shotgun sequence:
- the LOC141717503 gene encoding putative F-box protein At4g09190 isoform X1, translating to MSGMSKHMILSSNTKRTLSSCGSSYLSEELIFNILSNTCVTSLLGCKSVCKLWHSIISKPNFMIAHHIISVNKLPSIIMITSRVDDSEGCHATVCYPDSLEKHSVNIPLNPPFDHLEFVSSFNGVVCVFNKFFGDIYLLNPLTKNFKKLSLPPAVATVSRRPIVIYPAPPRPYSASMDCSPTIVFDNRPPLLKAWKVDVGFGFDCVSCDFKVLLIEYRNANNTHVDLAAVNLYRSSSDSWRSIEVGIDLPSLLYYPFCPVLRSGPVVDGVLYMEGADVIVTFDLHNELFGLISYPSFVHTRKSNVLDFEGSVAVVLETVPDGSLVEKELSLWTLVAVSDDVTWNKMFTFNHGLEEIDWLFLYSGKNLFFGKTRLGEMLYDYRKKQTKYVRLPSQSFLVIVFNHTESFLSIEEFAGVEDS from the coding sequence ATGTCAGGGATGTCTAAACATATgattttatcatcaaacacaaagAGAACGTTAAGCAGTTGTGGCAGCAGTTATTTATCGGAGGAGCTGATATTCAACATACTCTCCAACACTTGTGTCACATCGCTGCTCGGATGCAAATCTGTTTGTAAGTTATGGCATTCTATTATTTCAAAACCTAATTTCATGATTGCTCACCACATAATTTCTGTTAATAAATTACCTTCAATTATTATGATCACGTCTAGAGTAGACGATAGTGAAGGTTGTCACGCCACTGTTTGCTACCCCGATTCGCTCGAAAAACATTCGGTGAATATCCCATTGAATCCCCCTTTTGATCATTTAGAATTTGTGAGCTCTTTTAATGGTGTTGTCTGtgtttttaataaatttttcggTGATATATATTTATTAAATCCCTTAACTAAGAATTTTAAGAAATTATCCCTCCCTCCTGCTGTGGCCACTGTAAGTAGGAGGCCAATTGTGATATACCCTGCGCCTCCTCGTCCGTATTCTGCTTCTATGGACTGTTCGCCCACCATTGTTTTCGACAACAGACCACCACTATTAAAAGCCTGGAAAGTTGATGTCGGGTTTGGATTTGATTGTGTGTCCTGTGACTTTAAGGTTTTATTGATTGAATATCGGAATGCTAATAATACACACGTGGATTTAGCAGCAGTAAATTTGTATCGTTCAAGTTCTGATTCCTGGAGATCAATTGAGGTTGGTATTGATTTACCAAGTCTTCTCTATTACCCCTTTTGTCCTGTTTTGAGGTCTGGTCCCGTTGTTGACGGGGTTTTGTATATGGAAGGTGCGGATGTCATAGTAACTTTTGATTTGCATAATGAACTCTTTGGACTGATTTCCTATCCTAGCTTTGTTCATACAAGGAAGTCCAACGTTTTGGATTTTGAAGGCTCTGTGGCTGTGGTTCTTGAAACCGTTCCTGACGGATCACTTGTTGAAAAGGAGCTCAGTTTGTGGACACTGGTAGCAGTTTCCGATGACGTGACTTGGAACAAAATGTTCACTTTTAACCATGGTTTGGAGGAGATAGATTGGTTGTTTCTCTATTCTGGTAAAAATCTGTTTTTTGGAAAAACTAGATTAGGAGAAATGTTGTATGATTACAGGAAGAAACAGACTAAGTATGTCAGACTTCCATCTCAAAGCTTTCTTGTAATAGTTTTCAACCACACAGAGAGCTTCCTCTCAATTGAAGAATTTGCGGGAGTAGAAGACAGCTGA
- the LOC141717503 gene encoding putative F-box protein At4g09190 isoform X2 — translation MSGMSKHMILSSNTKRTLSSCGSSYLSEELIFNILSNTCVTSLLGCKSVCKLWHSIISKPNFMIAHHIISVNKLPSIIMITSRVDDSEGCHATVCYPDSLEKHSVNIPLNPPFDHLEFVSSFNGVVCVFNKFFGDIYLLNPLTKNFKKLSLPPAVATVSRRPIVIYPAPPRPYSASMDCSPTIVFDNRPPLLKAWKVDVGFGFDCVSCDFKVLLIEYRNANNTHVDLAAVNLYRSSSDSWRSIEVGIDLPSLLYYPFCPVLRSGPVVDGVLYMEGADVIVTFDLHNELFGLISYPSFVHTRKSNVLDFEGSVAVVLETVPDGSLVEKELSLWTLVAVSDDVTWNKMFTFNHGLEEIDWLFLYSESFLSIEEFAGVEDS, via the exons ATGTCAGGGATGTCTAAACATATgattttatcatcaaacacaaagAGAACGTTAAGCAGTTGTGGCAGCAGTTATTTATCGGAGGAGCTGATATTCAACATACTCTCCAACACTTGTGTCACATCGCTGCTCGGATGCAAATCTGTTTGTAAGTTATGGCATTCTATTATTTCAAAACCTAATTTCATGATTGCTCACCACATAATTTCTGTTAATAAATTACCTTCAATTATTATGATCACGTCTAGAGTAGACGATAGTGAAGGTTGTCACGCCACTGTTTGCTACCCCGATTCGCTCGAAAAACATTCGGTGAATATCCCATTGAATCCCCCTTTTGATCATTTAGAATTTGTGAGCTCTTTTAATGGTGTTGTCTGtgtttttaataaatttttcggTGATATATATTTATTAAATCCCTTAACTAAGAATTTTAAGAAATTATCCCTCCCTCCTGCTGTGGCCACTGTAAGTAGGAGGCCAATTGTGATATACCCTGCGCCTCCTCGTCCGTATTCTGCTTCTATGGACTGTTCGCCCACCATTGTTTTCGACAACAGACCACCACTATTAAAAGCCTGGAAAGTTGATGTCGGGTTTGGATTTGATTGTGTGTCCTGTGACTTTAAGGTTTTATTGATTGAATATCGGAATGCTAATAATACACACGTGGATTTAGCAGCAGTAAATTTGTATCGTTCAAGTTCTGATTCCTGGAGATCAATTGAGGTTGGTATTGATTTACCAAGTCTTCTCTATTACCCCTTTTGTCCTGTTTTGAGGTCTGGTCCCGTTGTTGACGGGGTTTTGTATATGGAAGGTGCGGATGTCATAGTAACTTTTGATTTGCATAATGAACTCTTTGGACTGATTTCCTATCCTAGCTTTGTTCATACAAGGAAGTCCAACGTTTTGGATTTTGAAGGCTCTGTGGCTGTGGTTCTTGAAACCGTTCCTGACGGATCACTTGTTGAAAAGGAGCTCAGTTTGTGGACACTGGTAGCAGTTTCCGATGACGTGACTTGGAACAAAATGTTCACTTTTAACCATGGTTTGGAGGAGATAGATTGGTTGTTTCTCTATTCTG AGAGCTTCCTCTCAATTGAAGAATTTGCGGGAGTAGAAGACAGCTGA